One genomic segment of Blattabacterium sp. (Blaberus giganteus) includes these proteins:
- a CDS encoding enolase C-terminal domain-like protein, protein MNKYKEINCFLKKRTFFFRKKIFNSNRTFQKNVIWFIILIKNNKIGIGECNPILDKYALKNLKKFEIELENIYKKIIFLKKTEIYYYYKYISYSSILFGLEQAFLSLKNEFPILYHSEFTHGNEGIPTNNLMWLNSFNKTKYAIKEIENQIMKGFSFIKMKINKELIENQFIVLNKIKKIYPSIKIRVDANGCFENIQMALYYLNKFYDLDIIDFIEQPILPGNWKYMSEICEKSKLPIALDEELENVNILKKKKRLLDIISPQYIVLKPSINNGFYGSEEWILEAEKRKIKWYISSSLESNIGINAIAQWTFMMQNKYSHKNFFNAHGLNTGILYINNWISSLEIKKGFIWFNPFTKWRIETLLN, encoded by the coding sequence ATGAACAAGTATAAAGAGATTAATTGTTTTTTGAAAAAACGAACATTTTTCTTTAGAAAAAAAATATTTAATTCTAATAGAACATTTCAAAAAAATGTTATCTGGTTCATTATATTAATAAAAAATAATAAAATAGGAATAGGAGAATGTAATCCAATATTGGATAAATATGCTTTAAAAAACCTAAAAAAATTTGAGATAGAATTGGAAAATATTTACAAGAAAATTATTTTTTTAAAAAAAACAGAAATATATTATTATTATAAATATATCTCATATTCATCTATCTTATTTGGGTTAGAGCAAGCATTTTTAAGTTTGAAAAATGAATTTCCTATCTTATATCATTCTGAATTTACTCATGGAAACGAAGGAATTCCTACAAATAATTTAATGTGGTTAAATTCTTTTAATAAGACAAAATATGCAATAAAAGAAATAGAAAATCAAATTATGAAAGGTTTTTCATTTATAAAAATGAAAATTAATAAAGAATTAATTGAGAATCAATTTATTGTTTTAAATAAAATAAAAAAAATATATCCATCAATAAAAATACGTGTAGATGCAAATGGTTGCTTTGAAAATATTCAAATGGCTTTATATTATTTAAATAAATTTTATGATTTGGATATAATTGATTTTATAGAACAACCTATATTACCTGGAAATTGGAAATATATGTCAGAAATATGTGAAAAATCAAAATTGCCTATAGCATTAGACGAAGAACTAGAAAATGTAAATATATTAAAAAAAAAAAAAAGATTATTGGATATAATTTCACCCCAATATATAGTATTGAAACCTAGTATAAATAATGGATTTTATGGATCTGAAGAATGGATATTAGAAGCTGAAAAAAGAAAAATAAAATGGTACATTAGTTCTTCTTTAGAAAGTAATATCGGAATTAATGCGATAGCTCAGTGGACTTTTATGATGCAAAATAAATATAGTCATAAAAATTTTTTTAATGCACATGGATTAAATACTGGAATTTTATACATAAACAATTGGATTTCCTCTTTAGAAATTAAAAAGGGTTTTATTTGGTTTAATCCATTTACGAAATGGAGAATAGAAACATTATTAAATTAA
- a CDS encoding metal-dependent hydrolase produces MKVTFFAHSTCMLKIHDKYLLIDPFFSENPVFRNTNFLKKFQNIDYILLTHAHYDHVCDVELFSRKFDNVLVISNYEISNYFGKKGIKTYGMNYGSFISFPFGKLKYIWATHSSVFNDGTYGGNPGGFLLHTDEGNLYISGDTSVMYEMSLIPYFGKLKLSILPIGGRYTMDIEEAILASDLLKSEKILGVHYDTFEDIRINKKQAKKRFFEKGKELILLEKEKTIYVK; encoded by the coding sequence ATGAAAGTTACTTTTTTTGCTCATAGTACATGTATGTTAAAAATACATGATAAATATTTATTAATTGATCCTTTTTTTTCTGAAAATCCTGTTTTTAGAAATACTAATTTTTTGAAAAAATTTCAAAATATAGATTATATTTTATTAACTCATGCGCATTATGATCATGTATGTGATGTGGAATTATTTTCACGTAAATTTGATAATGTTTTAGTTATTTCTAATTATGAAATATCTAATTATTTTGGAAAAAAAGGAATAAAAACATATGGAATGAATTATGGTTCTTTTATATCTTTTCCTTTTGGAAAATTAAAATATATTTGGGCAACTCATTCTAGTGTTTTTAATGATGGAACTTATGGAGGAAATCCAGGAGGATTTCTTCTACATACAGATGAAGGAAATTTATATATATCAGGAGATACATCTGTAATGTATGAAATGAGCCTTATTCCTTATTTTGGAAAATTAAAACTTTCTATTTTACCAATAGGAGGAAGATATACTATGGACATAGAAGAAGCTATTCTTGCTTCAGATCTTTTGAAATCTGAAAAAATATTAGGAGTTCATTATGATACTTTTGAAGATATTCGAATTAATAAGAAACAAGCAAAAAAAAGATTTTTTGAAAAAGGAAAAGAATTAATTTTATTGGAAAAGGAAAAAACTATATATGTTAAATAA
- the menA gene encoding 1,4-dihydroxy-2-naphthoate octaprenyltransferase, with translation MKLKYWIYAARIYTLPLSFSGVTLSFFISKSRTNVSITAYILCVITALLLQILANFSNDYGDSITGVDNLKRVGPKRTVQCGFISLSEMKKAIYIFSILSFFSGLLLFCKTILWKNFFIFILYFIGIFICIYSSIKYSIGSNPYGYKIGMGDLFVMIFFGVLSIKGSYFLYTYTLCVDIFILSLSIGFLNVGVLNINNMRDLNNDCENRKYTIPVWLGIKYAKLYHAFIILISIFLGSYFIFLNQKTVYQWFFFIFTVIFLILHIKNIIYIKEKKLFNSELKKLVILTFLYELGIGIGFIL, from the coding sequence AATCTAGAACAAATGTAAGTATTACTGCTTATATTCTGTGTGTTATTACTGCTTTGTTATTGCAAATATTAGCCAATTTTTCAAATGATTATGGAGATAGTATAACAGGAGTAGATAATTTAAAACGAGTAGGCCCCAAAAGAACAGTTCAATGTGGTTTTATTTCTTTATCAGAAATGAAAAAAGCTATCTATATATTTTCTATATTATCTTTTTTTTCAGGATTATTATTGTTTTGCAAAACTATTTTATGGAAAAATTTTTTTATTTTTATTCTATATTTCATAGGTATTTTTATATGTATATATAGTTCAATAAAATATTCCATTGGATCTAATCCTTATGGATATAAAATCGGAATGGGCGATCTATTTGTTATGATTTTTTTTGGTGTTCTTTCAATAAAAGGAAGCTATTTTTTGTATACTTATACTTTATGTGTTGATATATTTATTCTTTCTTTATCTATAGGATTTTTGAATGTAGGAGTTTTAAATATTAATAATATGAGAGATTTGAATAATGATTGTGAAAATAGAAAATATACTATACCTGTATGGTTAGGCATAAAATATGCAAAATTATATCATGCATTTATTATATTGATTTCTATATTTTTAGGTTCATATTTTATATTTTTGAATCAAAAAACTGTTTATCAATGGTTTTTTTTTATTTTTACTGTTATATTTTTAATATTGCACATTAAAAATATAATTTATATAAAAGAAAAAAAATTGTTCAATTCTGAATTGAAAAAATTAGTTATACTCACTTTTTTATATGAACTTGGTATAGGAATTGGTTTTATTTTATAA